The genomic segment TCGCGTCTGACTTCCATCCCCGTAAATCGTAATATCCTCACCTTTCAGGGCCTGTATAATAAAATTGCTCACTACCCGCCCGTCGTTGGGATACATATTCGGACCGTAGGTGTTGAAGATCCTGGCCACCTTAATGGGCAGGTTATGCTGCCGCCGGTAATCGAAGAAGAGCGTCTCGGCACACCGTTTTCCCTCATCATAACAGCTTCGATGACCGATCGGATTGACGTGGCCCCAGTAATTCTCGATCTGGGGATGGACCTCCGGGTCGCCATAGACCTCGGATGTCGAGGCCTGGAAGATCTTCGCCCGCACCCGCTTGGCCAGGCCCAACATATTGATCGCTCCATGAACGGAAGTCTTTGTCGTCTGAACCGGGTCGAACTGGTAGTGAATCGGAGACGCCGGACAGGCCAGGTTGTAGATCTCGTCCACCTCCACGTAGAGGGGGAAAGTCACGTCGTGGCGCATCAGCTCAAATGCCGGATTCGCAATAAGTTCCGCTACATTGGTCCGCCGGCCGGTGAAAAAATTGTCCAC from the Deltaproteobacteria bacterium genome contains:
- a CDS encoding SDR family oxidoreductase produces the protein MKNYDSTKRVLVTGGAGFLGSHLCKRLLHEGHEVLCVDNFFTGRRTNVAELIANPAFELMRHDVTFPLYVEVDEIYNLACPASPIHYQFDPVQTTKTSVHGAINMLGLAKRVRAKIFQASTSEVYGDPEVHPQIENYWGHVNPIGHRSCYDEGKRCAETLFFDYRRQHNLPIKVARIFNTYGPNMYPNDGRVVSNFIIQALKGEDITIYGDGSQTRSFCYVDDLIKGFLRLMESPDEFTGPVNLGNPVEFTILELAEKVIELTGSQSKIVYKPLPEDDPVRRQPDISLAKKHLGWEPGVTLEEGLQKTIPYFREFL